DNA sequence from the Amycolatopsis sp. Hca4 genome:
GCAGCTCGCCCAGCACCGGGCGGAACCGCAGCCGCGTCCCGTCTTTCACGACGAATCCGTCTCCCGACGCCCGGCCGGGCACTTCGGCCTGGCAGCCGGCGAGGACGAGAACGGCGAACGCCGCGGGGAGAATCCGCACGAGGAGTCATCTTGGCGCGCGCACACCGGACGAGTCGAGCGTTTCGGGCGGAAACAGGCGCGGCATGAAGGCCAGCATCAGCGCCGACCAGACCACGTGCGTCAGCAGCGGCGCCTGCACCCCGCCCGAACGCCCGCGCTGCCACGCGAACAGCGTGCCCATCACCGCCGAGGCCAGCACCAGCGCGGGGTTTCTCGTCGCCGTCGTCGAAAGCACGTACACCGCCGTCGAAGCCCGTGGCCCTGCCGCGTCGTAGAGCGCGCCGCGGAAGAACACCTCCTCCGCCGCTCCCGTCAGCAACGCCGTGGCCGCCACCGAAGC
Encoded proteins:
- a CDS encoding CPBP family intramembrane glutamic endopeptidase — encoded protein: MKPLLAAVTAAGSGLLGASLASRPGSRRFHVLTASVAATWLAGAHAAGPVRRGRGDVVQPVAVGAGAFGVFYGCALVARRIPLLRSAITGVLDHAHRGSRASVAATALLTGAAEEVFFRGALYDAAGPRASTAVYVLSTTATRNPALVLASAVMGTLFAWQRGRSGGVQAPLLTHVVWSALMLAFMPRLFPPETLDSSGVRAPR